From Streptomyces sp. NBC_00683, one genomic window encodes:
- a CDS encoding discoidin domain-containing protein, whose amino-acid sequence MSQLFSHPTPVRRRAGVPLIALGALLASSLTLTAAPPAQAAETLLSQGRPATASSQEGEAYGASAAVDGNLTGTRWASQWSDPQWIQVDLGSKQDLSRVVLTWEAAHAKNYELQVSDNGTDWRALKTVTGSDGGTDDVAVSGSGRYVRMLGTARTGGYGYSLWEFQVYGNGDGPPPAGGGAVAVTGSQGNWQLTVGGKPYQVKGLTWGPSVADAARYMPDLKSMGVNTIRTWGTDGTTKPLLDEAAANGIRVVSGFWLQPGGGPGSGGCVNYVTDTAYKSNSLTEFAKWVEAYKSHPGVLMWNVGNESVLGLQNCYSGTELENQRNAYTSFVNDVAKKIHSIDADHPVTSTDAWTGAWPYYKRNAPDLDLYSMNSYGDICGVRGAWEQGGYTKPYIITEGGPAGEWEVPDDANGVPDEPTDVQKADGYTKAWGCVTGHQGVALGATLFHYGLEHDFGGVWFNLLPDGLKRLSYYAVKKAYAGSTSGDNTPPVITNMGVTPASAAPAGKEFTVRADVRDPDGDPVTYKIFLSGNYASGDKRLVEAQWRSTGNGTFAVTAPEKLGVWKVYIQAEDGRGNAGIDTKSVKVVAPPVDGTNVALNKTTTASSSQASYGDCPCPAALATDGKTETRWASDWSDPQWIQVDLGAPTAFRKIQLVWDPAYARSYDVQVSDDGTNWRTIHTTTAGNGDIDTIDAPTTARHVRLQLKARGTDWGYSLHEFGVYS is encoded by the coding sequence GTGTCACAACTCTTCTCACACCCGACGCCGGTACGCCGCCGCGCCGGCGTGCCCCTCATAGCCCTCGGCGCGCTGCTCGCGTCGTCGCTCACCCTCACCGCCGCCCCTCCCGCCCAGGCCGCCGAGACCTTGCTGTCCCAGGGCAGACCCGCCACGGCCTCGTCCCAGGAGGGCGAGGCGTACGGGGCGTCAGCAGCGGTGGACGGCAACCTCACCGGGACCCGCTGGGCCAGCCAATGGAGCGACCCCCAGTGGATCCAGGTCGACCTCGGCAGCAAGCAGGACCTGAGCCGAGTCGTACTCACCTGGGAAGCGGCGCACGCCAAGAACTACGAGCTCCAGGTCTCCGACAACGGCACCGACTGGCGCGCCCTGAAGACGGTCACCGGAAGTGACGGCGGCACCGACGACGTAGCCGTCTCCGGCTCCGGCCGGTACGTCCGGATGCTCGGCACCGCTCGAACCGGTGGTTACGGCTACTCGCTGTGGGAGTTCCAGGTCTACGGCAACGGCGACGGCCCGCCGCCCGCCGGCGGGGGCGCGGTCGCCGTGACCGGCTCGCAGGGCAACTGGCAGCTCACCGTCGGCGGCAAGCCCTACCAGGTCAAGGGGCTCACCTGGGGGCCGTCCGTCGCCGACGCGGCCCGCTACATGCCCGACCTGAAGTCCATGGGCGTGAACACCATCCGGACCTGGGGCACCGACGGCACGACCAAGCCCCTGCTCGACGAGGCTGCCGCCAACGGCATCCGGGTCGTCAGCGGATTCTGGCTCCAGCCCGGCGGCGGCCCCGGCAGCGGCGGCTGCGTCAACTACGTCACCGACACGGCGTACAAGAGCAACTCGCTCACCGAGTTCGCCAAGTGGGTCGAGGCCTACAAGAGCCATCCCGGTGTCCTGATGTGGAACGTCGGCAACGAATCGGTGCTCGGCCTCCAGAACTGCTACAGCGGCACCGAGCTGGAGAACCAGCGCAACGCCTACACATCCTTCGTCAACGACGTCGCCAAGAAGATCCACTCCATCGACGCGGACCACCCGGTCACCTCCACCGACGCGTGGACGGGCGCCTGGCCCTACTACAAGCGCAACGCCCCCGACCTCGACCTCTACTCGATGAACTCCTACGGCGACATCTGCGGCGTCCGCGGCGCCTGGGAGCAGGGCGGCTACACCAAGCCCTACATCATAACCGAGGGCGGACCGGCCGGCGAGTGGGAGGTCCCTGACGACGCCAACGGAGTACCCGACGAGCCCACCGACGTACAGAAGGCCGACGGTTACACCAAGGCGTGGGGCTGCGTCACCGGACACCAGGGAGTGGCGCTCGGTGCCACGCTGTTCCACTACGGACTGGAGCACGACTTCGGCGGCGTCTGGTTCAACCTGTTGCCCGACGGCCTGAAGCGCCTGTCGTACTACGCGGTGAAGAAGGCGTACGCCGGGTCGACGAGCGGCGACAACACACCGCCCGTCATCACCAACATGGGTGTCACACCGGCATCCGCTGCCCCGGCGGGCAAGGAGTTCACCGTCCGTGCGGACGTACGGGACCCTGACGGCGACCCGGTGACGTACAAGATCTTCCTCAGCGGCAACTACGCCAGCGGCGACAAGCGGCTCGTCGAGGCCCAGTGGCGGTCCACAGGCAACGGCACCTTCGCCGTCACCGCGCCCGAGAAGCTCGGCGTGTGGAAGGTGTACATCCAAGCCGAGGACGGTCGCGGCAACGCCGGGATCGACACGAAGTCGGTCAAGGTCGTCGCACCTCCCGTCGACGGCACCAACGTCGCGTTGAACAAGACCACCACCGCCTCCTCCTCCCAGGCGTCCTACGGTGACTGCCCGTGCCCGGCCGCCCTCGCGACGGACGGGAAGACGGAGACGCGCTGGGCCAGCGACTGGAGCGACCCGCAGTGGATCCAGGTCGATCTCGGGGCGCCGACCGCGTTCCGCAAGATCCAGCTGGTCTGGGACCCCGCCTACGCCAGGTCCTATGACGTGCAGGTCTCCGACGACGGCACCAACTGGCGCACGATCCACACGACCACGGCGGGCAACGGGGACATCGACACGATCGACGCCCCCACCACCGCCCGGCACGTACGTCTCCAGCTGAAGGCACGAGGTACGGACTGGGGCTACTCGCTGCACGAGTTCGGCGTCTACAGCTGA
- a CDS encoding discoidin domain-containing protein — protein MPAVGIHPVTAPPPRPARKGLVGAVVTALAAALLALTPATEADAAPVLLSQGRQATASSQEHYGTPAGSAVDGDPGTRWSSAASDPQWLSVDLGAPATLDRVELSWEAAYAKTYRIELSSNGTDWSTAYSTTTGAGGTETVDVSGTARFVRMLGTARATGYGYSLWEFKVFGSTDGGTGPVIPGGGDLGPNVHVFDPSTPGIQAKLDQVFSEQESAQFGSGRHAFFFKPGTYNNINAQIGFYTQIAGLGLKPDDTTFNGDVTVDAGWFNGNATQNFWRSAENLALNPVSGTNRWAVSQAASFRRMHVKGALNLAPNGYGWASGGYIADSKIDGQVGPYSQQQWYTRDSSIGGWTNGVWNMTFSGVEGAPANSFPEPRYTTLETTPSSREKPFLYMDGNEYKVFAPAKRTNARGTTWADGTPQGTSIPLSKFYVVKPGATAATINAALEQGLNLLFTPGIYHVDRTINVNRADTVVLGLGLATIIPDNGVTAMKVADVDGVKLAGFLIDAGPVNSPTLLEIGGQGASADHAANPTTVQDVYVRVGGAGPGKATTSILVNSDDVIIDHTWVWRADHGEGVGWETNRADYGVRVNGDDVLATGLFVEHFNKYDVEWFGERGKTIFYQNEKAYDAPNQAAIQNGDTKGYAAYRVDDSVNTHEGWGMGSYSNYNVDPTIRQDHGFKAPVKPGVRFHSLLVVSLGGNGHYNHVINDTGSPTSGTSTIPSTVVSYP, from the coding sequence ATGCCCGCAGTTGGCATACACCCCGTAACGGCACCGCCGCCCAGACCTGCCCGCAAGGGACTCGTCGGTGCAGTGGTCACTGCACTGGCCGCCGCTCTGCTTGCCCTGACACCCGCTACGGAAGCCGACGCGGCGCCCGTGCTGCTGTCGCAGGGCAGGCAGGCGACAGCATCCAGCCAGGAGCACTACGGCACGCCGGCCGGCAGTGCCGTCGACGGCGATCCCGGCACCCGTTGGTCGAGTGCCGCCTCCGACCCCCAGTGGCTGAGCGTCGACCTCGGTGCCCCCGCCACCCTCGACCGGGTCGAGTTGAGCTGGGAGGCCGCCTACGCGAAGACCTACCGCATCGAGCTGTCCTCCAACGGCACCGACTGGTCGACCGCCTACTCCACGACCACCGGAGCCGGCGGCACCGAGACGGTCGACGTCTCGGGGACCGCGCGCTTCGTCCGCATGCTCGGAACCGCACGCGCCACCGGATACGGCTACTCCCTCTGGGAGTTCAAGGTCTTCGGCAGCACCGACGGCGGTACGGGGCCGGTCATTCCCGGCGGGGGAGACCTCGGCCCGAACGTCCACGTCTTCGACCCGTCCACGCCGGGCATCCAGGCCAAGCTGGACCAGGTCTTCAGCGAGCAGGAGTCGGCCCAGTTCGGCAGCGGCCGGCATGCCTTCTTCTTCAAGCCGGGCACGTACAACAACATCAACGCGCAGATCGGCTTCTACACCCAGATCGCGGGTCTCGGCCTGAAGCCGGACGACACCACGTTCAACGGTGATGTGACCGTGGACGCCGGCTGGTTCAACGGCAACGCCACCCAGAACTTCTGGCGTTCGGCCGAGAACCTGGCCCTGAACCCGGTCAGCGGCACCAACCGCTGGGCCGTCTCCCAGGCTGCCTCGTTCCGCCGGATGCACGTGAAGGGTGCCCTGAACCTCGCCCCGAACGGTTACGGCTGGGCCAGCGGCGGCTACATCGCCGACAGCAAGATCGACGGCCAGGTCGGCCCGTACTCCCAGCAGCAGTGGTACACCCGCGACAGCAGCATCGGCGGCTGGACCAACGGTGTGTGGAACATGACCTTCTCGGGCGTCGAGGGCGCTCCCGCCAACAGCTTCCCCGAGCCCCGGTACACCACGCTCGAGACGACCCCCAGCTCGCGCGAGAAGCCCTTCCTCTACATGGACGGCAACGAGTACAAGGTCTTCGCACCGGCCAAGCGGACCAATGCGCGCGGCACCACCTGGGCCGACGGCACCCCGCAGGGGACGTCCATCCCGCTGAGCAAGTTCTACGTCGTCAAGCCCGGAGCCACCGCCGCGACGATCAACGCCGCCCTGGAGCAGGGGCTCAACCTGCTCTTCACCCCCGGCATCTACCACGTCGACCGGACCATCAACGTGAACCGGGCCGACACCGTCGTCCTGGGCCTCGGGCTCGCCACCATCATCCCCGACAACGGTGTGACCGCGATGAAGGTCGCCGACGTCGACGGAGTGAAGCTCGCCGGCTTCCTCATCGATGCCGGACCGGTCAACTCGCCGACCCTGCTGGAGATCGGCGGACAGGGAGCCTCCGCAGACCACGCCGCCAACCCCACCACCGTCCAGGACGTCTACGTCCGCGTCGGTGGCGCCGGCCCCGGAAAGGCGACGACCAGCATCCTCGTCAACAGCGACGACGTGATCATCGACCACACCTGGGTGTGGCGCGCCGACCACGGTGAGGGCGTGGGCTGGGAGACCAACCGCGCCGACTACGGCGTACGGGTCAACGGCGACGACGTACTGGCGACCGGCCTGTTCGTCGAGCACTTCAACAAGTACGACGTCGAGTGGTTCGGGGAGAGGGGCAAGACGATCTTCTACCAGAACGAGAAGGCGTACGACGCACCCAACCAGGCCGCGATCCAGAACGGCGACACCAAGGGCTACGCCGCCTACCGGGTCGACGACTCCGTGAACACCCACGAGGGCTGGGGCATGGGCAGCTACTCGAACTACAACGTCGACCCGACGATCCGTCAGGACCACGGCTTCAAGGCCCCTGTGAAGCCCGGCGTCAGGTTCCACAGCCTGCTGGTGGTCTCCCTCGGCGGAAACGGCCACTACAACCACGTCATCAACGACACCGGGTCGCCCACCTCGGGCACCTCGACGATCCCGTCGACCGTGGTGTCCTACCCCTGA
- a CDS encoding maleylpyruvate isomerase family mycothiol-dependent enzyme: MTGSNPAADRGPGAEVWPLIRAERAALLVDLEDLSDDQWAMPSLCSGLSVREVLAHLTAAASLNSVRWLAGVIRCRFDFDKQVAMRLAEQLGASPAETLDRFRRVVPSRSKPPLPVVAMLGETIVHAEDIRRPLGVRRDYPIQTVTRVAEYYQGSDLVVVAKGRIGGLRLVANDGPFKTGSGALVSGSTLALTMAMTGREAYVDDLEGDGVELLRERCGTG; this comes from the coding sequence ATGACTGGTTCGAATCCGGCAGCAGATCGCGGCCCGGGTGCTGAGGTCTGGCCACTCATCCGCGCCGAGCGCGCCGCGTTGCTGGTTGATCTTGAGGATCTGTCCGACGATCAGTGGGCGATGCCGTCACTGTGCAGCGGACTGTCGGTGCGTGAGGTGCTGGCTCACCTCACTGCGGCGGCGAGTCTCAATTCGGTGCGCTGGCTGGCGGGTGTGATCCGCTGCCGATTCGACTTCGACAAGCAGGTGGCGATGCGGCTGGCCGAACAGCTCGGTGCGAGTCCGGCCGAGACACTTGACCGGTTCCGGCGTGTTGTCCCCAGCAGAAGCAAGCCTCCCCTTCCCGTAGTGGCCATGCTCGGCGAGACGATCGTGCACGCGGAAGACATCCGGCGTCCGCTGGGCGTTCGCCGCGACTACCCGATTCAGACGGTCACGCGGGTGGCTGAGTACTACCAGGGATCGGATCTCGTGGTCGTTGCCAAGGGGCGCATCGGCGGCTTGCGACTCGTCGCGAATGACGGTCCCTTCAAGACCGGATCCGGGGCGCTCGTGTCCGGTAGCACCTTGGCTCTGACGATGGCCATGACCGGGCGCGAGGCGTACGTCGACGACCTGGAGGGCGACGGAGTCGAGCTCCTCCGCGAGCGCTGCGGAACGGGCTGA
- a CDS encoding TetR/AcrR family transcriptional regulator, with protein MARRTRGTSAGLDRERIAAAAIALVDRDGLERFGVRRLAQELGVDPMSVHHHIKGKAALLDAMSEAVLAEVAVAADDEASHGWEEIALRTAHGYRDMAYRHPRVFPLLVARAQTSPVAISALEELVTVMREADLPDQVVADAPMVLFSFLNGHLLARTSDEPGAVPAFEAATYPAMAALTPLMADFGSLAEFDRMLDTVLGGIKDRAARHQA; from the coding sequence GTGGCCAGACGGACCCGAGGTACCTCGGCGGGGCTCGACCGGGAGCGCATCGCCGCCGCCGCCATCGCACTGGTCGACCGTGACGGCCTGGAGCGCTTCGGGGTACGGCGGCTCGCGCAGGAGCTCGGGGTCGACCCGATGTCGGTCCACCACCACATCAAGGGCAAGGCGGCGCTGCTGGACGCGATGTCCGAGGCGGTCCTCGCCGAGGTGGCGGTTGCCGCGGACGATGAAGCGTCCCACGGGTGGGAGGAGATCGCCCTCCGGACGGCGCACGGCTACCGCGACATGGCCTACCGGCACCCCCGGGTGTTCCCACTGCTGGTGGCGCGCGCCCAGACCTCACCGGTCGCCATCTCCGCCCTGGAGGAACTGGTCACCGTGATGCGTGAGGCCGACCTGCCCGACCAGGTGGTCGCGGACGCGCCCATGGTGCTGTTCAGCTTCCTCAACGGGCACCTGCTGGCGCGCACCAGCGACGAGCCCGGCGCCGTGCCCGCGTTCGAGGCCGCCACGTACCCGGCCATGGCCGCTCTCACCCCCCTCATGGCCGACTTCGGATCCCTGGCGGAGTTCGACCGGATGCTCGATACCGTCCTCGGCGGGATCAAGGACCGGGCAGCCCGTCACCAGGCCTGA
- a CDS encoding alpha/beta hydrolase, which translates to MSEVTAIERPPEPDWAAMTAEQLVAYRDAENRWRASGAARAILGDPDPGTAIRWQTVALPGRELPVRVYRPAPARDGEDTDRAELPLVLHVHGGSFVGTAVQCDWANSHLAAQLPALVVSVEHRLLDQGTPLSDAVDDGWDVLQHVVQHASQWGIDPTRTAVFGESCGALISALVAIRARETALMLRAQVLVNPAVDVTEAMFDYASIAEYGYSPTRALPQLRFFQRLSVPPGTDARALSPLYADNLSGLAPALVVVPTQDAVADHGRSYAERLRAAGTPARLTEYPGARHAFLTLPGVEHQAEAARAEVLGFLRASLTA; encoded by the coding sequence ATGAGTGAGGTCACTGCCATTGAGCGGCCGCCGGAGCCGGACTGGGCGGCGATGACGGCTGAGCAACTGGTCGCCTACCGCGACGCGGAGAACCGCTGGCGCGCGTCCGGTGCGGCGCGGGCGATCCTCGGGGATCCGGATCCCGGCACCGCGATCCGTTGGCAGACGGTGGCGCTGCCCGGCCGCGAGCTCCCGGTCCGCGTGTACCGGCCCGCCCCCGCGCGTGACGGCGAGGACACCGACCGGGCTGAGCTGCCACTCGTGCTGCACGTGCACGGAGGCAGTTTCGTGGGCACGGCGGTGCAGTGCGATTGGGCCAACAGCCATCTCGCCGCTCAACTGCCCGCACTCGTCGTCTCGGTGGAGCACCGCCTCCTCGACCAGGGAACGCCGCTGTCGGATGCCGTCGACGACGGCTGGGACGTACTCCAGCATGTGGTGCAGCACGCCTCGCAGTGGGGCATCGACCCGACGCGCACGGCCGTGTTCGGCGAGAGTTGCGGCGCGTTGATCAGTGCCCTGGTGGCGATCCGGGCCAGAGAGACCGCCCTGATGCTCAGGGCGCAGGTACTGGTCAACCCTGCCGTCGATGTGACCGAGGCGATGTTCGACTACGCCTCGATCGCCGAGTACGGGTACAGCCCTACCCGTGCCCTGCCTCAACTGCGCTTCTTCCAGAGGCTCTCCGTTCCACCGGGAACCGACGCCCGTGCGCTCTCGCCGTTGTACGCCGACAATCTGAGCGGGCTGGCCCCGGCTCTCGTGGTGGTGCCGACCCAGGACGCGGTGGCCGATCACGGCCGCAGCTACGCCGAACGACTGCGGGCAGCCGGGACACCGGCACGTCTCACCGAGTACCCCGGAGCGCGGCACGCGTTCCTCACCTTGCCGGGCGTGGAACACCAGGCCGAGGCAGCGCGGGCGGAGGTTCTCGGGTTCCTCCGAGCCTCGCTCACCGCGTGA
- a CDS encoding NAD(P)-binding domain-containing protein produces MKRIGIIGVGEIGRALVTGLCDGGDKEPEVFLSPRGTRTAAELSARYGNVQVCADNQEVVDRSELVIIAVRRQDLHEALADLRVDGDKLVVNAMAGVGSDHLRRLLATDAPLVRAIPLPAVRERRSVTVTCPSHPAVNSLFEHLGGVLPVADEAAFNVFSALTGTLSTHYSYLATLTSWAVGQGIASDDADRYIRGLFQGVGRSLTDETRSLHQLAADYETPNGNNERIRTTWFGPANSEALHGALDGLVADLDS; encoded by the coding sequence GTGAAGCGCATCGGCATCATCGGAGTGGGCGAGATCGGCCGGGCCCTCGTGACGGGCCTCTGCGACGGGGGCGACAAGGAGCCAGAGGTGTTCCTCTCCCCCCGGGGAACCCGGACGGCAGCGGAGCTGTCCGCGCGCTACGGGAACGTACAGGTCTGCGCCGACAACCAGGAGGTGGTGGACCGCTCCGAGCTGGTGATCATCGCCGTACGCCGCCAGGACCTGCACGAGGCACTCGCCGACCTGAGGGTGGACGGCGACAAGCTGGTGGTCAACGCGATGGCCGGCGTCGGCAGCGACCACTTGCGCCGGCTACTCGCCACCGACGCCCCGCTGGTACGGGCCATCCCCCTGCCCGCCGTTCGCGAACGCCGCTCCGTCACGGTGACATGTCCCTCGCACCCCGCGGTGAACTCCCTCTTCGAGCACCTGGGCGGGGTGCTGCCCGTCGCGGACGAGGCGGCCTTCAACGTCTTTTCCGCGCTGACAGGGACGCTGTCCACCCATTACTCGTACCTCGCCACGCTCACGTCGTGGGCTGTCGGCCAGGGCATCGCCTCCGACGACGCCGACCGCTACATCCGCGGACTCTTCCAGGGCGTGGGCCGCTCCCTGACCGACGAGACCCGCTCCCTGCACCAACTCGCCGCCGATTACGAGACCCCGAACGGAAACAACGAACGCATCCGCACCACGTGGTTCGGCCCGGCCAACTCCGAAGCCCTTCACGGGGCTCTCGATGGCCTCGTCGCCGATCTGGACTCCTGA
- a CDS encoding serine hydrolase domain-containing protein — MPVPGSPQVRLPLVALLAAACMAGLVHAPAQAAADVPADDNRALRRQLQELTTAPGGPPGVIAVLKRESRTEVYRAGVAEVGTDRPIEVTDHMRIASTAKAYSGAVSLQLVDRGKLRLSDTIGKVLPRLPRAWHRVTLRQLLNHTSGLPDYTTDPEFLALLAENPRRHFDSRRLLDFVADEPLVFRPGSRYAYSNSDNIAVALMSEAVTGRRYEELLTQLVYRPLDLHNTSLPRGYRMPEPYMHGYDVTPPDPPEDVSEALSASGVWASGGIISTPKDMTAFIRGYAGGRLISDRTRRQQLNWVNGASEPAGPGRNEAGLALFRYTTRCGVVYGHTGNFPGYTQLIAATPDGKRSLTVSLTTQVNKLNKPELLERLRTVEENFVCALLRNR, encoded by the coding sequence GTGCCAGTTCCCGGCTCCCCGCAGGTCCGCCTCCCCCTTGTCGCCCTGCTGGCCGCTGCCTGCATGGCCGGGCTGGTGCACGCCCCGGCCCAAGCCGCCGCGGACGTCCCCGCCGACGACAACCGCGCACTGCGACGCCAGTTGCAAGAACTCACCACAGCGCCCGGCGGACCGCCCGGAGTGATTGCCGTCCTCAAGCGCGAGTCCCGCACCGAGGTCTACCGGGCCGGCGTCGCCGAGGTCGGCACCGACCGTCCGATCGAGGTCACCGACCACATGCGCATCGCCAGCACGGCCAAGGCGTACAGCGGCGCGGTCTCCCTCCAGCTCGTCGACCGCGGGAAGCTGCGGCTGAGCGACACCATCGGCAAGGTGCTTCCCCGGCTACCGCGCGCATGGCATCGGGTCACGCTGCGCCAGCTCCTGAACCACACCAGCGGACTCCCGGACTACACCACGGACCCGGAGTTCCTGGCCCTGCTGGCCGAGAACCCGCGTCGCCACTTCGACTCCCGCCGACTGCTCGACTTCGTGGCCGACGAGCCGTTGGTGTTCCGTCCGGGGTCCCGGTACGCGTACTCCAACTCCGACAACATCGCCGTGGCGCTGATGTCGGAGGCGGTGACAGGCCGCCGCTACGAGGAACTGCTCACCCAGCTCGTGTACCGCCCGTTGGACCTGCACAACACGAGCCTGCCGCGGGGTTACCGGATGCCCGAGCCGTACATGCACGGCTACGACGTCACCCCTCCCGACCCGCCCGAGGACGTCAGCGAGGCACTGAGTGCGTCGGGCGTGTGGGCATCGGGCGGCATCATCTCGACGCCGAAGGACATGACGGCCTTCATCCGCGGTTACGCCGGCGGAAGGCTGATCTCCGACCGGACACGCCGACAGCAGCTCAACTGGGTGAACGGCGCATCCGAACCCGCGGGTCCCGGAAGGAACGAAGCCGGTCTGGCCCTCTTCCGGTACACCACCCGCTGCGGAGTGGTGTACGGCCACACGGGCAACTTCCCCGGCTACACACAGCTGATCGCAGCCACCCCGGACGGGAAGCGGTCGTTGACGGTCTCCCTCACCACCCAGGTCAACAAGCTGAACAAGCCGGAACTACTGGAGCGGCTGCGGACCGTGGAGGAGAACTTCGTCTGCGCGTTGTTGCGCAATCGGTAG
- a CDS encoding alpha/beta fold hydrolase yields MPMIEAAPGVSIQYETFGDPADPAVLLVMGFSAQMIAWHEEFCRALAERGRYVIRYDNRDCGLSTKFDEHPVDTGRLISTVSSGDIASALAMVPYTLTDMADDGLGLLTALGVERAHVVGSSMGGMIAQTMAVNQPARVLTLTSMMSSTGEPDYGRSSAEAQAVLSSPKPPDREGYVAAAEKELTWASKRYGNPAPFRELAADSYDRAYYPAGAGRQLGAMILAGSRADALRKLRVPTLVIHGLDDTLIDPSGGRRTADLIPGAELLLLPDMGHDRPRELWPEIIDALDAHTR; encoded by the coding sequence ATGCCGATGATTGAAGCCGCGCCCGGAGTGTCGATCCAGTACGAGACCTTCGGTGATCCAGCGGATCCGGCTGTCCTGCTGGTGATGGGTTTCAGCGCCCAGATGATCGCCTGGCACGAGGAATTCTGCCGTGCACTCGCAGAGCGTGGACGCTACGTGATCCGGTACGACAACCGTGACTGCGGGCTGTCCACCAAGTTCGACGAGCACCCCGTCGACACGGGTCGGCTCATCAGCACGGTGAGCTCGGGAGATATCGCGTCCGCCCTGGCGATGGTGCCCTACACACTGACGGACATGGCCGACGACGGTCTCGGCCTGCTCACCGCGCTCGGAGTCGAACGAGCTCACGTGGTCGGATCCTCGATGGGCGGCATGATCGCCCAGACGATGGCCGTCAACCAACCGGCGCGCGTGCTGACCCTGACGTCGATGATGTCCTCGACCGGCGAGCCCGACTACGGCCGGTCCAGTGCCGAGGCCCAAGCAGTGCTCTCCAGCCCGAAGCCACCCGATCGCGAGGGGTACGTCGCAGCGGCGGAAAAAGAACTGACGTGGGCTTCCAAGCGTTACGGCAACCCCGCACCTTTTCGCGAACTGGCTGCCGATAGCTACGACCGCGCCTACTACCCAGCCGGAGCCGGGCGGCAACTCGGAGCGATGATTCTCGCCGGCTCACGCGCCGACGCACTCCGCAAGCTTCGAGTGCCGACCCTGGTGATCCATGGCCTGGACGACACGCTGATCGACCCCAGCGGCGGAAGGCGCACGGCCGACCTGATCCCCGGAGCGGAACTCCTGCTGCTCCCCGACATGGGGCACGACCGTCCGCGCGAGCTCTGGCCGGAGATCATCGACGCCTTGGACGCGCACACCCGCTGA
- the nadE gene encoding ammonia-dependent NAD(+) synthetase, with protein MSEPASIALQQKIAQELQVAETFEAEREIERRVAFLAERLTSTGLRSLVLGISGGVDSTTTGRLCQLAVERARAAGHEARFYAMRLPYGTQADEHDAQLALSFIRPDQVLTVDIKPASDAAIEASLAAGVSFRDAHHQDFVHGNIKARQRMIAQYAVAGAHDGLVVGTDHAAEAVSGFFTKFGDGAADLVPLTGLTKRRVRAVADTLGAPAELVWKLPTADLETLDPGKADEDALGVTYDDIDDFLEGKPVDERAFATITKRYRLTEHKRQLPVAP; from the coding sequence GTGAGCGAGCCGGCGTCCATCGCCCTGCAGCAGAAGATCGCCCAGGAACTACAGGTCGCGGAGACCTTCGAGGCCGAGCGGGAGATCGAACGCCGGGTAGCCTTCCTCGCCGAGCGGCTGACGTCGACCGGTCTGCGCTCCCTGGTCCTCGGCATCAGTGGCGGCGTCGACTCCACGACCACCGGTCGTCTGTGCCAGCTCGCCGTCGAGCGGGCCCGCGCCGCCGGGCACGAGGCGCGTTTCTACGCGATGCGGCTGCCCTACGGGACCCAGGCCGACGAGCACGACGCGCAGCTCGCGCTGTCCTTCATCCGCCCCGACCAGGTGCTGACCGTGGACATCAAGCCCGCGAGCGACGCCGCGATCGAGGCCTCGCTGGCCGCCGGCGTGAGCTTCCGCGACGCCCACCACCAGGACTTCGTGCACGGCAACATCAAGGCCCGGCAGCGCATGATCGCCCAGTACGCGGTGGCCGGTGCGCATGACGGGCTGGTCGTGGGCACCGACCACGCCGCCGAGGCCGTCTCCGGCTTCTTCACCAAGTTCGGCGACGGCGCCGCCGACCTGGTCCCGCTGACCGGCCTGACCAAGCGCCGGGTGCGCGCCGTCGCGGACACCCTGGGCGCGCCCGCCGAGCTGGTGTGGAAGCTCCCGACGGCTGACCTGGAGACCCTCGACCCGGGCAAGGCCGACGAGGACGCGCTCGGGGTCACCTACGACGACATCGACGACTTCCTGGAGGGCAAGCCGGTGGACGAGCGGGCCTTCGCAACGATCACCAAGCGCTACCGTCTCACCGAGCACAAGCGCCAGCTGCCTGTAGCCCCCTGA